A single genomic interval of Blastocatellia bacterium harbors:
- a CDS encoding histidine triad nucleotide-binding protein — MPEQSCLFCSIAAKDTPADFIYQDDQVVVIKDINPQAPVHVLVIPREHNLESLNDMSKLDLSLMGHLLYVAAKVANQMDIAESGYRVVINTGDAAGQSVPHLHAHVLGGRSLTWPPG, encoded by the coding sequence ATGCCGGAACAAAGCTGCCTCTTTTGTAGCATCGCCGCCAAAGATACGCCTGCGGATTTCATTTACCAGGACGATCAGGTCGTGGTGATCAAAGATATCAACCCGCAAGCGCCAGTCCATGTGCTGGTCATCCCGCGCGAGCACAACCTGGAATCGCTCAACGACATGTCAAAGCTCGACCTCTCCTTGATGGGCCACTTGCTTTACGTCGCCGCCAAGGTCGCTAACCAGATGGACATTGCCGAGAGCGGATATCGCGTCGTCATCAACACGGGCGACGCCGCCGGCCAGTCGGTGCCGCACCTGCACGCGCATGTCCTCGGCGGGCGCAGCCTGACCTGGCCTCCCGGTTGA
- the murA gene encoding UDP-N-acetylglucosamine 1-carboxyvinyltransferase: protein MDRFRIVGGRPLSGRVAISGAKNSALPCMAAALLTAETVTLHNLPYVRDIITMRRLLEDLGSHILMPELRTLKIAADKIELFEAPYDLVKTMRASVLALGPLLARFGEARVALPGGCAIGQRPIDLHLSGFEKLGATVTLEGGDVVARAKRLQGREIYFDKVTVTGTENLMMAAALADGETTLINAAREPEVVDLAELLNKMGARIEGAGRSQMRIEGVERLGGAEHTIIPDRIEAGTFIAAAAMTGGQLDIVNCNPQHLSAAIDKFTETGVKIERPNAFSLRVSAADRLRPADVTTLPFPGFPTDMQAQYMALMTLAEGTSIITETIFENRFMHALEMMRMGAKIRLSGRQAVVEGDGGLMGARVQASDLRASASLVLAGLASSGETIIDRVYHIDRGYEKIEEKLCAVGASIERFRNE from the coding sequence ATGGATAGATTCAGAATCGTCGGCGGGCGGCCTCTATCGGGCCGCGTTGCCATCAGCGGCGCAAAGAACTCGGCACTGCCGTGCATGGCGGCGGCCTTGCTCACCGCCGAAACCGTGACACTGCACAACCTGCCTTACGTGCGTGACATCATCACCATGCGGCGTCTGCTCGAAGACCTCGGCTCGCACATCCTGATGCCCGAGCTGCGGACGTTGAAGATCGCCGCCGACAAGATCGAGCTGTTCGAAGCGCCTTACGATCTGGTCAAGACCATGCGCGCTTCGGTGCTGGCGCTTGGGCCGCTGCTGGCGCGCTTCGGCGAAGCGCGGGTGGCGCTGCCGGGCGGCTGCGCCATCGGCCAGCGCCCGATTGACCTCCACTTGTCGGGCTTTGAAAAGCTCGGCGCCACAGTGACGCTCGAAGGCGGCGATGTCGTCGCCCGCGCCAAGCGTTTGCAGGGCCGCGAAATTTATTTCGACAAGGTGACGGTCACCGGCACCGAAAACTTGATGATGGCGGCGGCGCTCGCCGACGGCGAAACGACGCTAATCAATGCGGCGCGCGAGCCCGAAGTCGTTGACTTGGCCGAATTGCTCAACAAGATGGGGGCGCGCATCGAAGGCGCAGGCCGCAGCCAGATGCGCATCGAAGGCGTCGAGCGCCTGGGCGGCGCCGAGCATACGATCATCCCCGACCGCATCGAAGCCGGCACCTTCATTGCTGCCGCCGCCATGACCGGCGGCCAGCTCGACATCGTCAATTGCAACCCGCAACACCTGAGCGCCGCCATTGATAAGTTCACCGAGACCGGCGTGAAGATCGAGCGCCCGAACGCCTTTTCACTGCGCGTCAGCGCCGCCGACCGCCTGCGCCCGGCGGATGTGACGACGCTGCCCTTTCCGGGATTCCCGACAGATATGCAGGCGCAGTACATGGCGCTGATGACGCTCGCCGAAGGCACGTCGATCATCACCGAAACGATCTTCGAGAACCGCTTCATGCATGCGCTGGAGATGATGCGCATGGGCGCGAAGATTCGCTTGAGCGGGCGGCAGGCGGTCGTCGAAGGCGACGGCGGCTTGATGGGCGCGCGCGTTCAGGCTTCGGACTTGCGGGCCTCGGCGTCGCTGGTGCTGGCGGGGCTGGCAAGCAGCGGCGAAACGATCATTGACCGCGTCTATCACATCGACCGCGGCTATGAAAAGATCGAAGAGAAACTCTGCGCCGTCGGCGCGAGCATTGAGCGATTCAGGAATGAGTGA
- a CDS encoding Spy/CpxP family protein refolding chaperone yields the protein MGIACAMVAALTVGVAVAQTAGEGTRGGRHGHFGRHGERGEFGMMGFRHLDLTDAQKAQLKQIHQSHRQAIAPLREQIKAKRQEMRAASEGGAVNEAAITQKLTEIAPLEAKLMAEHARIRQESLAVLTAEQKARLDQMREQAKTRWAERRANKKANQQ from the coding sequence ATGGGCATCGCATGCGCGATGGTCGCCGCGTTGACGGTCGGTGTGGCGGTCGCGCAGACCGCCGGTGAAGGCACCAGGGGTGGGCGTCACGGTCACTTTGGCCGCCACGGCGAGCGCGGTGAGTTTGGCATGATGGGCTTCCGTCATCTCGACCTGACCGACGCGCAGAAGGCGCAGCTCAAGCAGATTCATCAGAGCCACCGCCAGGCCATCGCGCCGCTGCGCGAGCAGATCAAGGCGAAGCGCCAGGAGATGCGCGCCGCGAGCGAAGGCGGCGCGGTCAACGAAGCGGCCATCACGCAGAAGCTCACAGAGATCGCGCCGCTCGAAGCCAAACTGATGGCCGAGCACGCGCGCATCCGCCAGGAGTCTTTGGCGGTGCTGACCGCGGAGCAGAAGGCCAGGCTCGACCAGATGCGCGAGCAGGCGAAGACGCGCTGGGCCGAGCGCCGCGCCAACAAAAAGGCCAACCAGCAGTAA
- a CDS encoding RNA polymerase sigma factor has translation MSLARQGSEPAFEEIVRRHSPRVFQIASRFFRRREMVEEAAQEAFLKAYTEMSSYEGRGSFEGWLARLTTNVCLNLLRSSRRRPEAVVADLTDDEGEWLDNRMAEQSAARHRSDERGRVAADLAEKILRELSADDQMVLLSLDGDDLSVKEVAALTGWSEANVKTRASRARRRMREAVEALLKRRK, from the coding sequence GTGAGCCTGGCGCGCCAGGGCAGCGAGCCGGCCTTTGAAGAGATCGTGCGCCGCCACAGCCCGCGCGTCTTCCAGATTGCCAGCCGTTTTTTTCGCCGCCGAGAGATGGTCGAAGAGGCCGCGCAAGAGGCTTTCCTGAAGGCTTACACCGAGATGTCGAGCTATGAAGGGCGCGGCTCGTTCGAAGGCTGGCTGGCGCGGCTGACGACGAATGTATGTTTGAACCTGCTGCGCAGCTCGCGGCGGCGGCCTGAAGCCGTCGTCGCCGACCTGACCGACGACGAAGGCGAATGGCTCGACAACCGGATGGCCGAACAATCGGCGGCGCGTCACCGCTCGGATGAACGAGGGAGAGTCGCCGCCGACCTCGCCGAAAAAATTTTGCGCGAGCTGTCGGCGGACGATCAAATGGTGTTGCTGTCGCTCGACGGCGACGACCTTTCGGTCAAAGAGGTGGCGGCGCTGACCGGCTGGAGCGAGGCCAATGTCAAGACCCGCGCCTCGCGCGCGCGCCGCCGAATGCGCGAAGCCGTCGAGGCGCTATTGAAACGCAGAAAGTAG
- a CDS encoding periplasmic heavy metal sensor, giving the protein METSVKNKWQIRLAVLLIFVIGFVAGALAMNAYRARRVSAGATNRRGRFERVMEQLNLSAEQRDQVKAIFDEARAQLTEMRRESQPRFRAVREQTDARLRGVLNTDQWEQFQKLTSEFKDRRSRRGNRDAEP; this is encoded by the coding sequence ATGGAGACTAGCGTGAAGAACAAGTGGCAGATTCGCCTGGCGGTTCTGCTGATCTTCGTCATCGGCTTCGTCGCCGGGGCGCTGGCGATGAACGCTTACCGCGCGCGCCGTGTGTCCGCGGGCGCGACGAATCGCCGCGGCAGGTTCGAGCGCGTGATGGAGCAGTTGAATCTGAGCGCCGAGCAGCGCGATCAGGTGAAAGCGATCTTTGATGAGGCGCGCGCCCAGTTGACCGAGATGCGCCGCGAATCGCAGCCGCGATTCCGCGCCGTGCGCGAACAGACCGACGCACGATTGCGCGGCGTGCTGAACACGGACCAGTGGGAGCAATTCCAAAAACTGACGAGCGAGTTTAAAGACCGACGCTCACGCCGCGGCAATCGCGACGCCGAGCCCTAG
- a CDS encoding YCF48-related protein, producing MKRSLILIFILISLISTTWLTIETTAAGSQNPSGEAILADAALFSQEARDGFERERSWSPSSKVYYSVADGQGPTIASIRARYSQPAMARTEAIPVTVRTTYARGDEVATEAPPVIWQRQMLVFYYGDVGFAVEDSADESVVRFVTNRVATPNDEPGTPPPFAPTGARLESAQAATWGQKPSGTSQELRSVNFVSEAEGWAAGANATLLHTTNGGDTWSAVATGADPTKGFGTVGFLSQNAGFVASPTLFGRTLNGGASWTVAPLPKSVLVAVNVSHNGFFPRVPELFWTCGDGVFSPSSTTTVGVIAIYNVSPTGALSEAASIVSAASSSLKYLDIHILDSSGGWVVGASGLIATITLSSPLPIQFQSSGTTQQLNAVQMLSFSSGWAVGNGGTILKYTGNGRWVSQSSGTTANLRDVYFLDSNRGWAVGDGGTIVGTTDGGSTWVADVSGVSADLRGVHAASAGAVFAVGAGGMILKRGEALAGPDFSLSFEPATVTAERGTTGRSVLTINRTGGFTGNIDIAAVDSGGIGVKVKPPEASTTGNSVTLKFKVKGGAAVGAHELTFVGKDSAGRTRSAKVMLVIQ from the coding sequence GTGAAACGGAGCCTCATTCTCATATTCATTCTCATATCATTAATCAGCACGACCTGGTTGACGATTGAGACGACCGCGGCAGGAAGTCAAAACCCTTCCGGCGAAGCCATCCTCGCGGATGCGGCGCTGTTCAGTCAGGAAGCCCGCGATGGCTTCGAGCGGGAAAGGTCCTGGTCGCCGTCGAGTAAGGTTTATTACTCTGTGGCCGACGGGCAGGGGCCGACTATCGCGTCCATTCGGGCTCGCTACAGTCAGCCTGCTATGGCGCGCACAGAGGCAATTCCGGTCACTGTGCGGACGACCTACGCGCGCGGTGACGAAGTAGCGACGGAAGCGCCGCCGGTCATCTGGCAACGCCAGATGCTGGTCTTCTACTACGGAGATGTCGGGTTCGCCGTTGAAGACAGTGCCGATGAGAGCGTGGTGCGCTTTGTCACCAACCGGGTCGCCACGCCAAACGACGAGCCTGGAACTCCGCCGCCATTCGCGCCGACCGGCGCGCGCCTGGAATCGGCTCAAGCCGCGACCTGGGGCCAGAAGCCGAGCGGCACGTCACAGGAATTGCGGTCGGTCAATTTCGTCAGCGAAGCCGAAGGCTGGGCGGCAGGGGCCAACGCGACCCTCCTGCATACGACCAATGGCGGCGACACCTGGTCAGCCGTCGCCACCGGCGCGGACCCCACGAAAGGCTTTGGCACGGTCGGCTTCCTGAGCCAGAATGCCGGCTTTGTGGCAAGTCCCACACTGTTCGGGCGGACGCTGAATGGCGGCGCGAGCTGGACGGTTGCCCCGCTGCCGAAGAGCGTTCTGGTCGCGGTGAACGTTTCTCATAACGGTTTCTTCCCGCGCGTCCCGGAGCTGTTCTGGACTTGCGGCGACGGCGTCTTTTCGCCTTCGTCAACCACCACGGTCGGCGTCATCGCCATCTACAATGTAAGTCCTACGGGAGCCCTGTCGGAAGCAGCCAGCATCGTCTCGGCGGCGTCTTCTTCGCTGAAATATCTGGATATACACATTCTGGATTCATCGGGTGGATGGGTGGTCGGCGCGTCAGGTTTGATCGCGACGATCACGCTGAGCAGCCCCTTACCCATTCAGTTTCAAAGCAGCGGCACCACGCAGCAGTTGAACGCCGTGCAGATGCTCAGCTTCAGCAGCGGCTGGGCGGTCGGCAACGGCGGCACCATCTTGAAGTACACGGGCAACGGTCGCTGGGTGTCGCAGAGCAGCGGCACGACGGCGAACCTGCGTGACGTTTACTTCCTTGATTCAAACCGCGGCTGGGCGGTCGGCGATGGCGGCACGATTGTCGGCACCACCGATGGCGGCAGCACCTGGGTGGCCGACGTTAGCGGGGTGAGCGCCGACCTGCGCGGCGTCCACGCGGCCAGCGCCGGTGCCGTCTTCGCGGTCGGGGCGGGCGGCATGATCTTGAAGCGCGGCGAGGCGCTTGCGGGGCCGGACTTCTCGCTGTCGTTCGAGCCCGCGACGGTAACGGCGGAGCGCGGCACGACGGGGCGTAGTGTTTTGACGATCAATCGCACGGGAGGCTTTACCGGCAATATTGACATTGCAGCGGTGGACAGCGGCGGCATCGGCGTCAAAGTAAAGCCGCCTGAAGCCTCAACAACAGGGAATAGCGTCACCCTTAAATTCAAGGTCAAGGGCGGAGCCGCGGTCGGCGCTCACGAGCTGACGTTCGTAGGGAAAGACAGCGCGGGCCGCACACGTTCCGCCAAAGTCATGCTGGTCATTCAGTGA